A stretch of Myroides oncorhynchi DNA encodes these proteins:
- a CDS encoding toxin-antitoxin system YwqK family antitoxin gives MKMKSKAIFSILCILLTCTITNVYGQEEAVLFQLDGKPLNGKIQRYNDYDIKVEDVTYEKGMRTGIRKTYYRNGVLFSEGKYVQGKLEGEYKTFYENGKTKGIYAYQEGLKEGISKFYDDDGKIEYETLFRNDKKELHHRFYDNGKIKYTTTYVEGIITQQDKFTSRGKLDQRSYYKNEKVIKIDYYENGKFSHGLNFD, from the coding sequence ATGAAGATGAAGAGTAAAGCTATATTTTCAATTTTATGTATTTTGCTTACTTGCACAATAACAAATGTATATGGACAAGAAGAAGCTGTATTATTTCAACTAGACGGCAAGCCGTTAAATGGCAAAATACAACGATACAATGACTATGACATAAAAGTAGAGGATGTCACTTATGAAAAAGGAATGCGCACTGGGATTAGAAAAACGTACTATCGAAATGGAGTGCTTTTCTCAGAAGGCAAATATGTACAAGGTAAGCTAGAAGGAGAGTACAAAACCTTTTATGAAAATGGCAAGACAAAGGGAATATATGCTTATCAAGAGGGATTAAAAGAGGGGATAAGTAAGTTCTATGATGATGATGGAAAGATAGAATATGAGACATTATTCAGAAACGATAAGAAAGAATTACACCACCGCTTTTATGACAATGGTAAAATAAAATATACAACTACATACGTAGAGGGTATTATTACGCAACAAGATAAGTTTACCTCTAGAGGAAAACTTGACCAGAGAAGTTACTACAAAAACGAAAAAGTAATCAAAATAGACTATTACGAAAATGGGAAGTTCTCACATGGATTAAACTTTGACTAA
- a CDS encoding head GIN domain-containing protein, whose protein sequence is MRKIALIIAFMASTLTFAQTTKVVGEFKKLAVYDQIALTLIPGEEGKIEIEGDKEEYVNVVNKNGFLKVKMNFVNSFQGEDIKVKLYYKDLSEIVAEQGATIKGEIAIKATSLILNAKTGGIITAQIDTDKAIIKSSAGSVITLTGKTNVQDVLNSSGAKVKNKDLNSNQALVTVNAGGIAEVKASDLVEAKVRAGGEIRIFGNPKKINEKNVLGGVITKVSE, encoded by the coding sequence ATGAGAAAAATAGCTCTTATTATAGCTTTTATGGCTAGTACACTTACATTCGCTCAGACTACGAAGGTAGTAGGAGAGTTTAAAAAACTAGCTGTTTATGACCAAATTGCCTTAACCCTTATACCTGGAGAAGAAGGTAAAATCGAAATCGAAGGAGATAAAGAAGAATACGTTAATGTAGTAAACAAAAATGGTTTCTTAAAAGTTAAAATGAACTTCGTTAATAGTTTTCAGGGAGAAGATATTAAGGTTAAACTGTACTATAAAGATTTAAGTGAAATAGTTGCAGAACAAGGAGCAACTATAAAAGGAGAGATAGCAATTAAAGCTACCTCATTAATTCTTAATGCTAAAACAGGAGGTATTATTACAGCCCAAATAGATACAGATAAAGCAATAATTAAATCAAGTGCAGGATCAGTAATTACCCTAACAGGAAAAACAAATGTACAAGATGTACTAAATAGTTCAGGAGCAAAAGTAAAAAACAAAGATTTAAACTCTAATCAAGCTCTTGTAACGGTAAATGCAGGAGGAATTGCTGAAGTAAAAGCGAGTGATTTAGTAGAGGCTAAAGTTAGAGCAGGTGGAGAAATTAGAATTTTTGGAAACCCTAAAAAAATAAACGAGAAGAACGTTTTAGGAGGTGTAATTACAAAAGTAAGTGAGTAA
- a CDS encoding AraC family transcriptional regulator, with amino-acid sequence MQNANIKCGLTEKLLGVYDDTNEVQAYVWYEDNFVHDEYQHAHQRYQLTYVEQGYQYLHVDNCIYLVPQYHVAWIPSGQQHATTSTAKDINLKVLLYKDVPADSFYDQVHIFPAPTVLREMLQYATKWNRVVHTELEKEQFLQAILMSLKSFCEENQSLQLPIPTDHRLIPVCAYINEHFTSTLDLDELASISTMSVRNLQRLFKLETGITLQKYLQIIRILKSIELVDTREFTLSEIAFKVGYKSLVAFRNSYFDIMKVYPKIKK; translated from the coding sequence ATGCAAAACGCCAATATCAAATGTGGATTGACTGAGAAACTCTTAGGAGTATATGATGATACTAATGAGGTACAGGCGTATGTATGGTATGAGGACAACTTCGTTCACGATGAATATCAGCACGCTCATCAGCGATATCAACTCACCTATGTAGAACAGGGCTATCAGTACCTTCACGTAGATAACTGTATCTATCTAGTGCCTCAGTATCACGTAGCTTGGATACCTTCTGGACAGCAGCACGCTACTACTTCTACAGCGAAGGATATCAACCTAAAAGTACTGTTGTATAAAGATGTGCCGGCTGACTCATTCTATGATCAAGTACATATATTCCCTGCGCCTACTGTGCTGAGAGAGATGCTACAGTACGCGACGAAGTGGAACAGAGTAGTCCATACAGAGTTAGAGAAAGAACAGTTTTTACAGGCTATTCTGATGAGTTTAAAATCGTTCTGTGAAGAGAATCAATCGCTTCAATTACCTATTCCTACAGATCATAGGTTAATACCTGTATGTGCTTATATCAATGAGCATTTTACCTCAACGCTAGACTTAGATGAACTAGCCAGTATCTCTACTATGTCTGTGCGCAATCTACAGCGCCTGTTCAAACTAGAGACGGGTATCACTCTACAGAAGTACCTTCAGATCATCCGTATCTTGAAGAGTATAGAGCTAGTAGATACAAGAGAATTTACCTTGAGCGAAATCGCTTTTAAAGTAGGATATAAGAGCCTAGTTGCTTTTAGGAACTCTTACTTTGACATCATGAAAGTATATCCTAAAATTAAAAAATAA
- a CDS encoding Atu1372/SO_1960 family protein has product MKTLYTALITCALLFTTSQIMAKDTLTKILVLIHSDTGGTYKMAQKIAKGIESNPHTEATIKLVQPSENALLSNLQIATPEELPTYDGIVWGSPVYFGNISTPMSAFLAKTVDLWTAHTLEGMPTAVFMSAGSGAGKELALQSFWNNLAVHGMILVSNGIRAMDKLDKSIPQGNSVLGASSLASNKAVVRPSESELLVAYEQGMNFAKVATALKGTFNKTEITIAKQPTTDIKTTLKQKNIILPTAPNPVGNYTPYSRSGNLVFINQVALKEGKVLYPGKVGVDVTEEEAKKATEQTMLNVIAVLKLAVNGDLNRVKKTVQLTGIFNTTTDYTQHANLMNVASDLSVAIFGDKGKHARGTLGASSIPVNSPVEIQAIFEVE; this is encoded by the coding sequence ATGAAAACATTATATACTGCACTAATCACTTGTGCACTACTCTTCACAACATCACAGATTATGGCAAAAGATACCCTAACCAAAATATTAGTACTTATCCACTCTGATACGGGAGGTACATATAAAATGGCACAAAAAATCGCTAAGGGAATAGAAAGCAATCCTCACACAGAGGCGACTATAAAACTAGTACAACCTTCAGAAAACGCACTGTTAAGTAATCTACAGATAGCTACACCTGAGGAGCTACCTACTTATGATGGCATCGTATGGGGATCGCCTGTCTATTTTGGTAATATCAGTACTCCGATGAGTGCCTTTCTAGCGAAGACTGTTGATCTATGGACTGCTCATACCTTAGAAGGAATGCCTACGGCGGTATTTATGTCTGCTGGTAGTGGAGCGGGGAAGGAGCTAGCATTACAGTCGTTCTGGAACAATCTAGCAGTACATGGGATGATACTAGTATCGAATGGCATCAGAGCTATGGATAAGCTAGATAAGAGCATTCCGCAGGGGAACAGTGTCTTAGGAGCAAGTAGCCTTGCCTCTAATAAGGCAGTCGTACGCCCGAGTGAGAGCGAATTACTAGTCGCTTATGAGCAAGGAATGAACTTCGCTAAAGTAGCTACAGCCTTAAAAGGAACTTTTAATAAGACTGAAATTACTATCGCTAAACAACCGACTACAGATATCAAAACAACGTTAAAACAAAAGAATATAATACTACCTACAGCGCCTAATCCTGTAGGGAACTATACTCCGTACTCTAGATCAGGTAATCTTGTCTTCATTAATCAAGTGGCTCTGAAAGAGGGGAAAGTACTCTATCCTGGTAAAGTAGGAGTAGACGTCACAGAAGAAGAGGCTAAGAAGGCTACAGAGCAAACTATGCTTAACGTAATCGCTGTGCTTAAACTTGCGGTAAATGGCGACCTAAACAGAGTAAAGAAAACGGTACAACTGACGGGTATATTTAACACCACTACTGATTATACCCAACATGCTAATCTAATGAATGTAGCATCTGACTTATCCGTAGCTATATTTGGCGATAAGGGTAAGCACGCTAGAGGTACTTTAGGTGCAAGCTCTATCCCTGTTAATTCTCCTGTAGAGATACAAGCTATCTTCGAGGTGGAATAA
- a CDS encoding AMP-binding protein → MNTISYVHGASDTPLLGETIGQNLKKITDQYPNNEALVSVHQGFRATYQEFYNLTTQVAKSLLAHNIQKGDRVGIWAPNCYEWVLMQFATARIGVILVNINPAYRAHEIEFAVNQSEISLIVSAPSFKSSDYRKIISLIFEDCPSLKEVVFLGEEWDTFLSDSDQITDGELAIIEDSVQFGEAVNIQYTSGTTGFPKGVTLTHHNILNNGYFIGKRLKYTTADRVCIPVPFYHCFGMVIGNLCCTSHGATMVIPNDGFDPAKTLQVVQDEKCTSLYGVPTMFIAELQLPNFKEYNLTSLRTGVMAGSLCPEQVMRKVKSEMNMEEVSICYGMTETSPVSTQTHIGIDIVKQTTTVGTVQDHLEIKIIDPETGRIVPRGEAGELCTRGYSVMLKYWNNRTLTSEVLDENRWMHTGDLATMDEDGYIAITGRMKDLIIRGGENISPKWIEDFLYTHPNIADVQVIGVPDDKYGEEIMAWVILKPGMTVTPEELKAFCNEKIAHFRIPKYWKFVSEFPMTISGKVRKVEMRQIAVEELGV, encoded by the coding sequence ATGAACACTATTTCTTATGTGCATGGTGCATCTGATACACCATTGTTAGGAGAAACCATAGGACAGAATCTAAAAAAGATAACAGATCAATACCCCAATAACGAGGCATTAGTCAGCGTTCATCAAGGATTCAGAGCAACTTACCAAGAGTTCTATAACTTGACTACTCAAGTTGCAAAATCATTGTTAGCGCACAATATACAGAAAGGGGATCGCGTAGGGATATGGGCGCCCAACTGTTATGAATGGGTGCTCATGCAGTTTGCTACAGCTCGTATAGGGGTAATTCTAGTTAATATTAACCCTGCTTATCGAGCACATGAGATAGAGTTTGCAGTTAATCAATCAGAAATATCTCTTATTGTATCTGCCCCAAGTTTTAAAAGCAGCGATTACAGAAAGATTATCTCCTTGATTTTTGAAGATTGTCCTTCGTTAAAAGAAGTTGTTTTCTTAGGAGAAGAATGGGATACTTTCTTATCAGATAGCGATCAAATAACAGATGGAGAACTAGCCATTATAGAAGATTCTGTACAGTTCGGAGAAGCTGTTAATATACAATATACTTCAGGGACTACAGGTTTCCCTAAGGGAGTAACTCTTACACATCACAATATCCTAAACAACGGCTATTTTATTGGCAAGCGTTTAAAGTACACTACTGCAGATAGAGTCTGTATCCCAGTGCCTTTTTATCACTGTTTTGGGATGGTTATTGGTAATCTGTGTTGCACTTCTCATGGAGCTACAATGGTAATTCCAAATGATGGATTTGACCCAGCGAAGACTCTTCAGGTAGTACAAGACGAGAAGTGTACTTCATTATATGGTGTACCTACTATGTTTATCGCAGAGTTACAGTTGCCTAACTTTAAAGAGTACAACCTTACTTCTTTGAGAACGGGAGTTATGGCAGGCTCGTTATGCCCTGAGCAAGTAATGCGTAAGGTAAAGTCTGAGATGAATATGGAGGAAGTGAGTATCTGTTATGGTATGACAGAGACTTCACCTGTATCTACTCAAACTCATATTGGTATTGATATTGTTAAACAGACGACCACAGTAGGAACTGTACAAGATCATCTAGAAATAAAAATTATAGATCCTGAAACTGGTAGAATAGTACCTAGAGGTGAAGCAGGCGAACTGTGTACACGTGGGTATTCAGTGATGCTGAAATATTGGAATAATCGCACACTGACTTCTGAAGTATTAGATGAGAATAGATGGATGCATACAGGAGATTTGGCTACTATGGATGAAGATGGATATATCGCGATTACAGGGCGTATGAAGGATCTTATCATTCGTGGTGGAGAGAACATATCACCTAAGTGGATAGAGGACTTCTTATATACGCATCCAAATATTGCCGATGTACAGGTTATCGGTGTTCCTGATGATAAATATGGAGAAGAGATTATGGCTTGGGTTATTCTTAAACCTGGAATGACCGTTACTCCTGAGGAGCTAAAGGCGTTCTGTAATGAGAAGATAGCCCACTTTAGAATACCGAAGTATTGGAAGTTCGTATCAGAATTCCCAATGACCATATCAGGTAAGGTAAGAAAAGTAGAGATGAGACAAATAGCAGTGGAAGAATTAGGGGTGTAG
- the rnr gene encoding ribonuclease R: MAKNLKHKKSKSFDFAPKILKFLSKNTTKSYNYKQIAGQLGVDDTQGRNEIIKEIKHLIAKGKIEEIETGKYRFIPQANYVEGRIDMTSRKTAYLVVEGVEEDVFIPTNNLNKALDGDLVKAYIYNKRKGKKPEGEVVEVIERHKNQFVGVIEIQKNFAFVSTSDAKMYTDIFIPKEKVGDARDGEVVVVELEDWPEKADSPFGKVMKVLGKQGEHDTEIHAILAEYGLTAEFPKEVDDFANKIDTSINDDEVAKRRDMREVLTFTIDPKDAKDFDDALSFQVLENGNYEIGIHIADVSHYVKEGTILDEEAYNRATSVYLVDRTVPMLPEVLSNFACSLRPNEDKFTFSAVFELDDKAEIKNKWFGRTVTHSDQRMAYEEAQYIIDSKDRVIPADTSLTGEDQEISEEVANAVLKLDELAKIMRKQRMSDGAISFDKVEVKFNLNENAEPVGVFFKQSKEANHLIEEFMLLANRKVSEFIGKQKKTFVYRIHDEPDQEKLFGLQNVISKFGHNLNFKSKASISKSINKLLKDVEGKKEQNLVDTLAIRCMSKASYSTNNIGHYGLAFDYYSHFTSPIRRYPDVMAHRLLQHYLDHGANVNPEVFEVKCSHCSSRENLAANAERDSIKYMQVKYMLDQKDTEFLGVISGVTEWGIYVEIVENKCEGMVRIREIKDDYFVFDDKQYALVGQSTKQLLQLGDEVIVTVKNADLVKKQLDFNYIKKVN; this comes from the coding sequence ATGGCAAAAAACCTTAAACATAAGAAGAGTAAATCATTTGATTTTGCTCCTAAAATATTAAAGTTCTTATCTAAGAACACAACCAAATCTTATAACTATAAGCAGATAGCTGGTCAGTTAGGAGTAGATGATACACAAGGTAGAAATGAAATCATTAAGGAGATCAAACACCTTATCGCTAAAGGAAAAATAGAAGAAATAGAAACTGGTAAATACAGATTTATCCCTCAAGCTAATTATGTAGAAGGACGTATAGATATGACGTCTCGTAAGACAGCTTACTTAGTAGTAGAAGGAGTAGAGGAGGATGTATTTATCCCAACGAACAACTTAAACAAAGCACTTGATGGTGATTTAGTTAAAGCGTATATCTACAACAAACGAAAAGGTAAAAAACCAGAAGGTGAAGTGGTAGAGGTTATTGAAAGACACAAAAACCAATTCGTTGGAGTTATTGAAATTCAAAAGAACTTTGCATTTGTCTCTACATCAGATGCTAAAATGTACACAGACATATTCATACCTAAAGAAAAAGTAGGGGATGCTCGCGATGGAGAAGTTGTTGTAGTGGAATTAGAAGATTGGCCAGAGAAAGCTGATAGCCCATTTGGTAAAGTAATGAAAGTCTTGGGTAAACAAGGAGAACACGATACCGAGATACATGCTATCTTAGCTGAATATGGATTAACAGCTGAATTCCCTAAAGAAGTAGATGACTTCGCTAACAAAATAGATACATCAATCAATGATGATGAAGTAGCTAAGCGTAGAGATATGCGTGAAGTGCTTACGTTTACCATTGACCCTAAAGATGCAAAAGACTTTGATGATGCCTTATCATTCCAAGTATTAGAGAATGGTAACTACGAAATCGGTATTCATATCGCTGACGTTTCTCACTATGTAAAAGAAGGTACAATTTTAGATGAAGAAGCTTATAACAGAGCTACTTCCGTGTATTTAGTAGACAGAACAGTACCTATGCTACCAGAAGTATTGTCTAACTTCGCTTGTTCGCTTAGACCTAATGAAGATAAATTTACATTCTCTGCAGTATTTGAATTAGATGACAAGGCTGAGATTAAAAACAAGTGGTTCGGACGCACTGTTACACATTCTGATCAACGTATGGCTTACGAAGAAGCTCAGTATATCATAGACTCTAAAGATAGAGTAATACCTGCTGACACTTCGCTTACAGGTGAAGATCAAGAAATCAGTGAAGAAGTAGCGAATGCAGTACTTAAACTAGATGAATTAGCTAAAATAATGCGTAAACAACGTATGAGTGACGGTGCTATATCATTTGATAAAGTTGAAGTAAAGTTTAACTTAAACGAAAATGCTGAACCTGTAGGTGTATTCTTTAAACAATCTAAAGAGGCTAACCACTTGATCGAAGAGTTTATGCTACTTGCAAATAGAAAAGTATCTGAGTTTATAGGTAAACAAAAGAAAACTTTTGTTTATCGTATTCACGATGAGCCAGATCAAGAGAAATTATTCGGTCTTCAAAATGTTATCTCTAAATTCGGACATAATCTAAACTTTAAATCTAAAGCAAGTATCTCTAAATCTATCAATAAACTACTGAAAGATGTAGAAGGCAAGAAAGAACAAAATCTTGTGGATACACTAGCAATCAGATGTATGAGTAAGGCAAGTTATTCTACAAACAATATTGGTCACTATGGACTAGCATTTGATTACTATTCACACTTTACATCACCTATTCGTCGTTATCCTGATGTTATGGCTCACAGGCTATTACAACATTATTTAGACCATGGCGCTAATGTGAATCCAGAAGTTTTTGAGGTTAAATGTTCTCACTGTTCTTCTAGAGAAAACCTGGCTGCTAATGCAGAGAGAGACAGTATTAAATACATGCAGGTTAAATATATGCTAGACCAAAAGGATACAGAATTCCTTGGTGTTATATCTGGTGTTACAGAGTGGGGTATCTATGTAGAAATAGTAGAAAACAAATGTGAAGGTATGGTGCGTATTAGAGAGATTAAAGACGATTATTTTGTCTTTGATGACAAACAATATGCTTTAGTAGGTCAGTCAACTAAACAACTATTACAACTAGGTGACGAAGTTATTGTAACTGTAAAAAATGCAGATCTAGTGAAAAAACAATTAGACTTCAACTATATTAAAAAAGTAAACTAA
- the rpiB gene encoding ribose 5-phosphate isomerase B, whose product MKIAIGNDHAGPEYKKAIVKYLEDKGITVTNYGVDDFSSVDYPDYAHKVGADIDEGKADFGIVICGSGNGIAMTANKHQGVRCALCWTKEIAELARLHNDANVISIPARYTSIEQAVAMVETFLNTAFEGGRHQNRVNKITCA is encoded by the coding sequence ATGAAAATAGCAATCGGAAATGATCACGCGGGACCTGAATACAAAAAGGCTATCGTGAAGTATTTAGAAGACAAAGGAATTACTGTAACTAACTATGGAGTAGATGACTTTTCATCTGTAGATTATCCTGATTATGCACATAAAGTAGGTGCAGATATAGATGAAGGTAAGGCAGACTTCGGTATCGTTATCTGTGGTAGTGGTAATGGTATAGCGATGACCGCTAATAAGCACCAAGGTGTACGCTGTGCATTGTGTTGGACTAAAGAGATAGCTGAGTTAGCGAGATTGCATAATGATGCTAACGTGATCAGTATACCTGCTCGTTATACTTCTATAGAACAAGCTGTGGCGATGGTAGAGACTTTCTTAAATACAGCTTTTGAAGGTGGAAGACACCAGAATAGAGTGAACAAGATTACTTGCGCATAA
- a CDS encoding DUF1294 domain-containing protein has translation MKFLFLYLFIINYLAYTIFAHDKEQAIKNKRRVSEKNLLSLCFFGGTLGAWIAMSKLRHKISKDSFKVKFFAILAIQVALFFMVFKR, from the coding sequence ATGAAGTTTTTATTCCTTTATCTGTTTATAATTAATTACCTAGCCTATACCATCTTTGCTCATGATAAAGAACAAGCTATTAAAAACAAAAGACGTGTTTCTGAGAAGAATCTCTTGTCTCTTTGCTTTTTTGGAGGAACACTAGGTGCATGGATTGCGATGAGTAAACTTAGACATAAGATATCTAAAGACTCCTTTAAGGTCAAGTTCTTCGCAATACTAGCGATACAGGTAGCCCTGTTTTTTATGGTGTTTAAAAGATAA
- a CDS encoding DUF6934 family protein produces the protein MTLSKAYNLSFGDRTNSNEDFLRINDRIVSNNGDMNRVLATVFRAVLDFTDDKGFYKIYFTGSTPARTRLYRMAISNNYDNLSKYFVIYGLTINGGFVIFKKDTKYFGYMITPI, from the coding sequence TTGACCTTATCAAAAGCTTATAATTTAAGCTTTGGAGATAGAACAAATTCTAATGAGGATTTTTTACGTATAAACGATAGAATTGTTAGTAATAATGGTGATATGAATAGAGTATTGGCTACTGTATTTAGGGCTGTCCTTGACTTTACAGATGATAAAGGTTTCTATAAAATATACTTTACAGGCAGTACTCCAGCAAGAACGCGATTATACAGAATGGCTATATCAAATAACTATGATAATCTATCTAAATACTTTGTCATTTATGGATTAACTATTAATGGTGGCTTTGTAATATTTAAGAAGGATACAAAGTATTTTGGTTATATGATTACACCAATTTAA
- a CDS encoding Tex family protein codes for MTLIEFIQQAVNASAKSIENTLSLLREGGTIPFIARYRKDSTGNLDEVVIEKIARYSELYDGIVKRKESILNSIEEQGKLTDELRHKISSSFDLTEIEDLYLPYKKTRKTKADTARENGLEPLAKVIMAQNATDVESIASNYLNDKVGSEEEAIQGASDIIAEWINENMYVRKSLRRKFQRSGVITTKVVKAKKDDELAQKFVQYFDWAEPVYKIPAHRLLAILRAENEGFIKFNVAIEKDEAISFIEDNVVKGKNECGKIVEKAVADSYKRLLEPALSNEALSEAKEKADANSIQVFADNLTQLLLGSPLGQKRILALDPGFKSGCKVVCLDEQGDLLYNETIFPHAPQKDTTMAMKKIRSMVNAYNVEAIAIGNGTASRETEFFIKKIAFDKPVQVFIVNEAGASVYSASKIAREEFPTYDVTVRGAVSIGRRLSDPLAELVKIDPKSIGVGQYQHDVDQTMLKKELDNVVMKCVNSVGVNLNTASKSLLSYVSGIGEKMAENIVQYRADNGPFTSRAALKKVPRLGEKAFQQAAAFVRIKDAKNPLDDSAVHPEAYSVVEKIAKDMKVSIGDMISNKALIAQVDTKKYVTGEVGVLALQDILKELEKPGLDPRRSAKVFEFDPSVKQITDLKIGQVLPGIINNITNFGCFVDVGIKESGLVHISQLKAGFVSDVNEVVKLHQHVQVKVTDVDVAKKRVQLSMILE; via the coding sequence ATGACGTTGATTGAGTTTATTCAACAAGCTGTGAATGCAAGTGCGAAGAGTATTGAGAATACCTTATCTCTATTAAGAGAAGGGGGGACGATACCGTTTATCGCTCGATATAGAAAGGATAGTACTGGTAACTTAGATGAAGTAGTTATAGAGAAGATAGCACGATATAGTGAGCTGTACGATGGGATAGTAAAGAGAAAAGAGTCTATCCTAAATTCGATAGAAGAACAAGGTAAACTGACTGATGAATTAAGACATAAGATCTCTAGTAGCTTTGACTTGACAGAGATTGAAGATTTGTATTTACCTTATAAGAAAACACGTAAAACTAAGGCCGATACAGCTAGAGAGAATGGATTAGAACCGTTAGCTAAAGTAATTATGGCTCAGAATGCTACTGATGTAGAGTCTATTGCGTCTAACTATCTTAATGATAAAGTAGGTAGTGAAGAAGAGGCAATACAAGGGGCTTCTGATATTATCGCTGAGTGGATTAATGAGAATATGTATGTGCGTAAATCACTGAGAAGAAAATTTCAACGCAGTGGTGTGATCACTACTAAGGTGGTTAAGGCTAAGAAGGATGACGAGCTTGCACAGAAGTTCGTACAATATTTTGATTGGGCTGAACCTGTGTACAAGATACCTGCACACCGTTTATTAGCGATACTAAGAGCAGAGAACGAGGGGTTCATTAAGTTTAACGTAGCAATAGAGAAAGACGAGGCGATTAGCTTTATAGAAGACAATGTAGTAAAAGGAAAGAATGAATGTGGGAAGATAGTAGAGAAGGCTGTAGCAGATAGCTATAAACGATTATTAGAACCTGCGTTATCTAACGAGGCATTAAGTGAAGCAAAGGAGAAAGCAGATGCTAATTCGATACAAGTGTTCGCTGATAACTTGACACAGTTATTATTAGGCTCGCCATTAGGTCAAAAGAGAATATTAGCGTTAGATCCTGGATTTAAGTCAGGGTGTAAGGTAGTCTGTCTAGATGAGCAAGGAGACTTGCTATATAACGAGACTATATTTCCTCACGCACCACAGAAGGATACAACTATGGCAATGAAGAAGATCCGCTCTATGGTGAATGCCTATAATGTGGAGGCTATCGCTATCGGTAATGGTACTGCTTCTAGAGAGACAGAGTTCTTTATTAAGAAGATCGCTTTTGACAAACCAGTACAAGTATTTATAGTGAATGAGGCTGGAGCATCTGTATATTCTGCATCTAAGATAGCGAGAGAAGAGTTTCCTACTTATGATGTAACGGTTAGAGGTGCTGTGTCTATCGGACGTCGTCTATCAGATCCTTTAGCAGAGTTAGTGAAGATAGATCCTAAGTCTATCGGTGTAGGTCAATATCAACACGATGTGGATCAGACGATGCTTAAGAAGGAGTTAGATAATGTGGTGATGAAATGTGTGAACTCAGTTGGGGTAAATCTTAATACCGCGAGTAAATCTCTATTAAGTTATGTATCTGGTATAGGGGAGAAGATGGCTGAGAATATCGTTCAATATAGGGCTGATAATGGACCATTTACCAGTAGAGCAGCACTAAAAAAAGTACCTCGATTAGGAGAGAAAGCATTCCAGCAGGCAGCGGCATTCGTGCGAATTAAGGATGCAAAGAATCCATTAGATGATTCTGCAGTTCACCCTGAAGCATATAGTGTAGTAGAGAAGATTGCTAAGGATATGAAAGTCTCTATTGGTGATATGATTTCAAATAAGGCATTAATCGCTCAAGTGGATACTAAGAAATATGTTACTGGAGAAGTAGGAGTATTAGCGTTACAAGATATCTTGAAAGAGTTAGAGAAGCCAGGGCTTGATCCTAGAAGAAGTGCTAAGGTATTTGAGTTTGACCCTAGTGTGAAACAGATTACAGATTTAAAGATAGGGCAAGTACTACCTGGTATAATTAATAATATTACCAATTTTGGTTGTTTTGTTGATGTAGGGATTAAAGAAAGTGGACTAGTTCATATATCTCAGTTAAAAGCTGGTTTTGTTTCAGATGTTAATGAGGTGGTTAAGCTGCATCAACATGTACAAGTTAAGGTTACTGATGTAGATGTAGCTAAAAAGAGAGTACAGCTATCTATGATCTTAGAATAA